From a region of the Helianthus annuus cultivar XRQ/B chromosome 5, HanXRQr2.0-SUNRISE, whole genome shotgun sequence genome:
- the LOC110941801 gene encoding photosynthetic NDH subunit of subcomplex B 4, chloroplastic isoform X1 translates to MAEAIMSFKVINPHIHHKPSFHTSRLESKPLRQFSGSRFTNDFHLQSVGENSKRSRLNALPDLTLMAVLVEHMEGQRDLITHKSIWHLNDQTIKNIYTLYIMFTVWGCCFFGSTKDPYYDSEHYRKDGGDGTGHWVYEKQEDIEEKARAALWREELIEEIEQKVGGLRELEEAKEEELVK, encoded by the exons ATGGCAGAAGCTATTATGAGCTTTAAAGTTATCAACCCTCACATCCACCATAAGCCTTCTTTCCATACATCAAGATTGGAATCAAAACCA CTCAGGCAGTTTTCAGGCTCAAGATTCACCAATGACTTCCATCTG CAATCTGTTGGTGAAAACAGCAAAAGGAGTAGATTGAATGCTCTACCAGATTTGACACTAATGGCAGTTTTAGTTGAGCACATGGAAGGCCAAAGAGACCTCATCACCCACAAATCGATATGGCATCTTAACGATCAAACCATCAAGAACATAT ATACTTTGTACATAATGTTTACGGTTTGGGGTTGTTGTTTCTTCGGTTCAACTAAG GATCCGTATTATGATTCAGAACATTATAGGAAAGACGGAGGAGATGGAACCGGGCATTGGGTGTATGAAAAG CAAGAGGATATAGAAGAAAAGGCAAGAGCGGCATTGTGGCGTGAAGAGTTGATTGAGGAGATTGAGCAGAAGGTTGGGGGGCTACGCGAGTTGGAAGAAGCGAAAGAGGAGGAGCTTGTCAAGTGA
- the LOC110941801 gene encoding photosynthetic NDH subunit of subcomplex B 4, chloroplastic isoform X2 codes for MAEAIMSFKVINPHIHHKPSFHTSRLESKPQSVGENSKRSRLNALPDLTLMAVLVEHMEGQRDLITHKSIWHLNDQTIKNIYTLYIMFTVWGCCFFGSTKDPYYDSEHYRKDGGDGTGHWVYEKQEDIEEKARAALWREELIEEIEQKVGGLRELEEAKEEELVK; via the exons ATGGCAGAAGCTATTATGAGCTTTAAAGTTATCAACCCTCACATCCACCATAAGCCTTCTTTCCATACATCAAGATTGGAATCAAAACCA CAATCTGTTGGTGAAAACAGCAAAAGGAGTAGATTGAATGCTCTACCAGATTTGACACTAATGGCAGTTTTAGTTGAGCACATGGAAGGCCAAAGAGACCTCATCACCCACAAATCGATATGGCATCTTAACGATCAAACCATCAAGAACATAT ATACTTTGTACATAATGTTTACGGTTTGGGGTTGTTGTTTCTTCGGTTCAACTAAG GATCCGTATTATGATTCAGAACATTATAGGAAAGACGGAGGAGATGGAACCGGGCATTGGGTGTATGAAAAG CAAGAGGATATAGAAGAAAAGGCAAGAGCGGCATTGTGGCGTGAAGAGTTGATTGAGGAGATTGAGCAGAAGGTTGGGGGGCTACGCGAGTTGGAAGAAGCGAAAGAGGAGGAGCTTGTCAAGTGA